One segment of Virgibacillus doumboii DNA contains the following:
- a CDS encoding ABC transporter permease, with translation MNAMINLELKKNLQDWGLLFWTLILPIIFTILFISVFTFGADETASRQIILSIVPGYTIMFVFFIMIAMTESFIKDRNIGMVARIASTPLSPYLYLLGKWLSYMYIVFIQIVILLLFGKLVYNIPLEQPVHLLILSAILTFSVTGLGLALAVIVKTNNMGIALTQIIALGGAMLGGLWMPVDMMPDILQIISRFLPQYWAHQAFQNAMAGTIGYTDLLQTSLILLGFGLAGFIAALLYYPNFLKRAKG, from the coding sequence ATGAATGCCATGATCAATTTGGAATTAAAGAAAAATCTTCAGGATTGGGGGCTTTTATTCTGGACACTGATTCTGCCAATCATTTTTACCATTTTGTTTATCTCTGTATTCACTTTCGGGGCAGACGAGACAGCAAGCAGACAAATCATATTGTCGATTGTCCCGGGGTATACAATCATGTTTGTTTTCTTTATTATGATAGCCATGACAGAATCCTTTATTAAGGACCGGAATATTGGCATGGTTGCCAGAATCGCCAGCACACCGCTTTCCCCGTATTTATATTTACTGGGAAAATGGCTGTCTTACATGTATATTGTGTTTATACAGATTGTAATACTGCTGTTGTTTGGAAAACTTGTTTATAATATTCCGCTGGAGCAGCCCGTGCATTTGCTGATTTTGTCAGCAATACTGACTTTCTCGGTGACGGGATTAGGATTGGCACTTGCCGTCATTGTCAAAACAAATAACATGGGGATTGCCCTGACACAGATTATAGCGCTGGGTGGCGCGATGCTTGGCGGACTCTGGATGCCGGTGGACATGATGCCGGATATCCTGCAGATAATCAGCCGTTTTCTGCCACAATACTGGGCACACCAGGCTTTTCAAAATGCAATGGCAGGAACGATTGGATATACAGACCTTTTACAGACATCACTTATTCTTTTGGGATTTGGCCTGGCCGGATTTATAGCAGCACTTTTATATTACCCGAACTTCTTAAAGCGGGCAAAGGGATAG
- a CDS encoding ABC transporter ATP-binding protein translates to MLTITNIDKYYADDHALKNVSLTISGGICYGLVGPNGAGKSTLIKIIASIINDYDGTIQFSHNKLGIGYVPQEISLEETVTALDNLYFFGKLYGLRGKSLKKRGTEVLSDIGLTERGKDRVQTFSGGMKRRLNIGCAIMHKPNLIIMDEPTVGIDPQSRHYIFQMIEQLKHDGCTIIYASHYMEEIEQLCDEAAFIDHGQIVEYGSIDSLLQKHAVPSVYVMGQNSLPDDIGQYGSVTNKSGGHVITTGDPLTAMEKVLSFCRNNNREPDRLELVKPRLEDVFFSLTGTQLRD, encoded by the coding sequence GTGCTCACCATTACAAATATTGATAAATACTATGCTGATGATCATGCGTTAAAAAATGTCTCACTGACCATTTCAGGAGGAATCTGTTATGGTCTCGTTGGTCCAAATGGAGCCGGCAAATCAACATTGATTAAAATTATCGCATCAATTATTAACGATTATGATGGTACGATTCAATTTTCCCACAACAAACTTGGGATAGGTTATGTCCCTCAGGAGATTTCCCTGGAGGAAACGGTTACGGCACTTGATAACTTATATTTTTTCGGAAAACTTTATGGCTTACGCGGTAAATCGTTAAAAAAACGTGGAACCGAGGTTTTATCCGACATTGGTTTGACAGAACGTGGAAAAGATAGGGTGCAGACGTTTTCGGGAGGCATGAAGCGGCGATTAAATATTGGCTGTGCGATCATGCACAAACCGAATCTGATCATTATGGATGAACCGACAGTAGGGATCGACCCGCAATCGCGTCATTATATTTTCCAAATGATTGAACAATTAAAACACGATGGCTGTACGATCATCTATGCCAGCCATTATATGGAGGAAATCGAACAGCTCTGTGATGAGGCAGCCTTTATCGATCATGGTCAAATTGTTGAATACGGCTCAATCGACAGTTTACTGCAAAAACATGCTGTCCCTTCCGTTTATGTTATGGGGCAAAACAGTCTGCCTGATGATATCGGGCAGTATGGTTCGGTCACAAACAAGAGCGGCGGTCATGTAATTACAACCGGCGATCCGCTTACCGCCATGGAAAAAGTCCTCAGCTTCTGCAGGAACAATAACAGAGAACCGGACCGGCTGGAACTTGTTAAACCACGGCTCGAGGATGTTTTCTTTTCGTTGACAGGGACGCAGCTGAGAGATTAA
- a CDS encoding YueI family protein gives MGKKNVEDYLTEGIYGAKQTKRSERKKFLGTIRERIVIALSKGQVMTDKGIRKLDEAMKANKDAKLLINGHVSSKFLKEEKALAKKYNIPYTVVTNEDSDTDIGAVLTYDYAIDKENIFVDDELVADEKADKNTERETIFGKIKQWFT, from the coding sequence ATGGGGAAGAAAAATGTAGAGGATTATCTTACGGAAGGAATTTATGGTGCGAAACAAACGAAAAGGTCTGAACGCAAAAAATTTTTAGGTACAATCAGAGAGCGGATTGTCATTGCACTGTCAAAGGGCCAGGTGATGACAGATAAAGGTATCAGGAAACTTGATGAAGCAATGAAAGCAAATAAAGATGCCAAATTACTGATTAACGGCCATGTCTCGTCAAAATTTTTAAAAGAGGAAAAAGCACTGGCCAAAAAATACAATATCCCATATACAGTTGTTACAAATGAAGATAGCGATACTGACATTGGTGCGGTCTTAACGTATGATTATGCAATTGATAAGGAGAATATATTTGTCGATGACGAATTAGTTGCAGATGAAAAAGCCGACAAAAACACTGAAAGAGAAACTATCTTTGGCAAAATAAAGCAGTGGTTTACTTAG
- a CDS encoding YfhD family protein, which produces MGRDEHKTSRRGRSRLAQTPKKQKSDGRDIEFSEEFADHDDKEAQARSRAADKRAKKD; this is translated from the coding sequence ATGGGCAGAGATGAACACAAAACCAGTCGACGAGGCAGAAGCCGATTGGCGCAAACTCCAAAAAAACAGAAATCGGATGGCCGTGACATTGAGTTTTCCGAGGAATTTGCTGATCACGATGATAAAGAGGCTCAGGCAAGAAGCAGAGCCGCTGATAAGCGAGCTAAAAAGGATTAA
- a CDS encoding TIGR00266 family protein yields MNNHEIDYELHGDDMQFVEVELDPQETVIAEAGSLMMMDEHIRMETIFGDGSSNQGSGIMGKLLGAGKRVITGESLFMTTFTNEGNGKKHVSFASPYPGKIIPMDLSEIDGKLICQKDAFLAAAKGVSVGIEFQRKVGAGFFGGEGFIMQKLEGDGMAFVHAGGTIHKKELQPGETLKVDTGCLVAMTGNIDYNVEFVGGVKTALFGGEGLFFATLRGPGSVWIQSLPFSRLASRVFASAPQEGGKNKGEGSVADGLYNLFGGK; encoded by the coding sequence TTGAATAATCACGAAATTGATTATGAATTACACGGGGATGATATGCAGTTTGTCGAGGTGGAACTTGATCCTCAGGAGACCGTAATCGCTGAAGCAGGCAGTTTAATGATGATGGATGAACATATTCGAATGGAAACCATCTTTGGCGACGGGTCATCAAACCAGGGCAGCGGCATCATGGGCAAACTTCTTGGAGCGGGGAAACGGGTTATTACCGGGGAAAGTCTGTTCATGACCACTTTCACAAATGAAGGAAACGGTAAAAAACACGTATCTTTTGCCTCACCATATCCCGGTAAAATAATTCCAATGGACTTGAGCGAAATCGATGGAAAATTAATTTGTCAAAAGGACGCATTTCTCGCTGCCGCAAAAGGTGTCTCAGTGGGCATTGAATTTCAGAGAAAAGTCGGCGCAGGATTCTTCGGTGGTGAAGGTTTTATCATGCAAAAGCTGGAAGGCGACGGAATGGCTTTTGTTCATGCCGGTGGAACGATTCATAAAAAAGAACTTCAACCTGGAGAAACATTAAAGGTTGATACCGGTTGTCTTGTAGCAATGACTGGCAATATTGACTACAACGTAGAATTTGTCGGTGGCGTAAAAACAGCGCTGTTTGGCGGAGAAGGTTTGTTCTTTGCAACTTTGCGCGGACCGGGTTCCGTATGGATTCAGTCACTTCCATTCAGCCGCCTGGCAAGCCGCGTATTTGCTTCCGCGCCTCAGGAAGGCGGTAAAAATAAAGGAGAAGGCAGTGTTGCAGACGGATTATATAATCTTTTCGGTGGAAAATAG
- a CDS encoding aconitate hydratase: MPLNITQKLIKDHLVAGEMEAGEEIGLKIDQTLTQDATGTLVMLELEAMELDRAKTEASAQYVDHNLIQVDSKNPDDHLFLQSATQRFGLYYSRPGNGVSHPVHMQRLAKPGKTLLGSDSHTCANGCMGMLAMGAGGIDVALAIAGEPFYVKMPKVWGIKLTGKLPDWVSAKDVILELLRRHDVKGGVGKVIEYFGPGLKELSAMDRHVIANKGAELGATGTVFPSDKEIKRFLKTQDREDDWIELEADKDATYDIYEEIDLSELEPLVAKPSSPGNVVSVTELVGTPIYQSYIGSSANPGYRDFAVAAEIVHNKQVADGVSLDINPTSRQMLTDLVKESHIASLLQAGARMHQAGCNGCIGMGQAPATGRNSLRTTPRNFPGRSGTKEDSVFLSSPETAAASALKGEITDPRSLDMDYPVVKEPKSPTIDINLLDTPLPYEQAKNVKLQKGPNIASIPKMDELPDSLELPVLLKMGDNISTDEILAGGARVLPFRSNLPEISKFTFEIIDETYYKRGKETVDKGGHAVVGGFNYGQGSSREHAALAPRYLGLRIALVKDFARIHWQNLVNFGVLPLTFANEEDYDLLSSGDVLELTDLRNKIQQTNEFTIKVKDKDQEIKVNHALSERQIEIMLKGGIINWVKDKQYS; the protein is encoded by the coding sequence ATGCCGTTGAATATTACACAGAAGCTCATAAAAGATCACCTTGTAGCCGGTGAAATGGAAGCAGGGGAAGAAATTGGGCTGAAAATTGATCAGACATTGACCCAGGATGCTACAGGGACTTTAGTCATGCTGGAGCTTGAAGCGATGGAGCTGGACCGTGCAAAGACGGAAGCATCCGCTCAGTATGTCGACCATAATCTAATCCAGGTGGATAGTAAAAACCCGGATGACCATCTGTTTTTACAAAGTGCTACACAACGGTTTGGGCTGTATTACAGCCGTCCCGGAAACGGTGTTAGCCACCCTGTACATATGCAGCGGCTAGCTAAGCCTGGTAAAACATTACTTGGTTCGGACAGTCACACATGTGCTAATGGCTGTATGGGAATGCTTGCGATGGGAGCCGGCGGGATTGATGTAGCCCTGGCAATTGCGGGTGAGCCATTTTATGTCAAAATGCCTAAAGTGTGGGGCATAAAATTAACAGGAAAATTACCAGATTGGGTAAGTGCAAAGGACGTCATTTTGGAATTGCTTCGCCGGCATGATGTCAAAGGCGGTGTAGGAAAAGTTATCGAATACTTTGGTCCTGGACTGAAGGAACTAAGTGCAATGGACCGACATGTCATCGCGAACAAGGGTGCTGAGCTCGGGGCAACAGGTACCGTTTTCCCTTCTGACAAGGAAATTAAGCGTTTCTTAAAGACGCAGGATCGGGAAGATGATTGGATTGAACTGGAAGCAGATAAGGATGCGACCTATGATATTTATGAAGAAATCGACTTGTCCGAATTAGAACCGCTTGTTGCAAAACCTTCAAGTCCAGGCAATGTTGTTTCGGTTACAGAACTGGTCGGAACACCAATTTACCAGTCATACATCGGATCTTCAGCAAACCCCGGATACCGCGACTTTGCTGTAGCTGCAGAAATTGTTCATAATAAGCAGGTAGCGGATGGGGTCTCGCTTGATATTAACCCTACTTCCAGGCAGATGCTGACGGATCTGGTAAAAGAAAGTCATATTGCAAGTCTGCTGCAGGCCGGCGCAAGAATGCACCAGGCCGGATGTAACGGCTGTATTGGAATGGGCCAGGCTCCGGCGACAGGGAGAAACAGTCTGCGTACTACGCCGAGGAACTTTCCAGGCAGGTCCGGTACGAAAGAAGACAGTGTGTTTCTAAGCAGTCCGGAAACAGCAGCGGCATCAGCCTTGAAAGGGGAAATCACGGATCCGCGGTCACTTGATATGGACTATCCCGTGGTAAAAGAACCAAAAAGTCCAACCATCGATATAAACCTGTTGGATACGCCATTGCCTTATGAGCAAGCTAAGAATGTGAAATTACAAAAAGGGCCAAATATTGCATCCATTCCCAAAATGGATGAACTGCCTGATAGCCTGGAACTTCCGGTTCTTTTGAAGATGGGAGATAACATTTCAACAGATGAAATATTGGCCGGCGGGGCCCGTGTACTGCCTTTCCGGAGCAATCTTCCGGAAATAAGTAAGTTTACTTTTGAGATAATCGATGAAACGTATTATAAGCGTGGAAAAGAAACAGTGGATAAGGGAGGACATGCGGTTGTCGGCGGATTCAACTATGGTCAGGGGTCAAGTCGTGAGCATGCTGCACTTGCACCAAGATATTTGGGTTTGCGTATAGCGCTTGTTAAGGATTTCGCCAGGATTCACTGGCAAAATCTGGTCAACTTTGGGGTACTCCCGTTAACATTTGCGAATGAAGAGGACTATGACTTACTTTCATCAGGTGATGTATTGGAATTGACTGACTTAAGAAATAAGATTCAACAGACTAATGAATTCACGATAAAAGTAAAAGATAAGGATCAGGAAATAAAGGTTAATCACGCTCTTTCGGAACGTCAAATTGAGATTATGCTGAAGGGCGGTATTATCAACTGGGTAAAAGATAAGCAATACAGTTAA
- a CDS encoding spore coat protein — MENQQQQNMQASPQMQPQQNYGGHDMFDAHEAISGLVGAMEQCLLYEQHIQDPELMTMSQKHRAFCNQLYNSMVDTLKSGQDPAVPTQSYKMDQNNNVTYGMQPPSQPKTPSQSVSEINDQCISGFMLGSLKANASAFTMAATEMTNPVMRRMMADSVPNLVEMAYEVFLYQNKNQYYQVPQLKQQDMQAFQNSYAPSQGTMPH; from the coding sequence ATGGAAAATCAGCAACAACAAAACATGCAAGCATCACCGCAAATGCAGCCGCAACAAAATTATGGCGGGCATGATATGTTTGATGCCCATGAAGCAATATCCGGACTGGTCGGCGCGATGGAACAATGCTTATTGTATGAACAGCATATCCAGGACCCGGAATTAATGACAATGTCACAAAAACACCGGGCCTTTTGCAATCAGCTATACAATTCAATGGTGGACACACTGAAATCCGGCCAGGACCCTGCAGTGCCAACACAATCCTACAAAATGGATCAGAACAATAATGTCACTTACGGGATGCAACCCCCATCACAGCCAAAAACACCAAGTCAATCTGTGTCAGAAATTAACGACCAGTGCATTTCCGGATTCATGCTTGGATCATTAAAAGCAAATGCGTCCGCATTTACAATGGCAGCAACAGAAATGACAAACCCGGTAATGCGCCGCATGATGGCAGACAGTGTTCCGAATTTAGTCGAAATGGCATATGAAGTATTCTTATACCAGAATAAAAATCAATATTATCAGGTTCCTCAATTAAAACAACAGGACATGCAGGCTTTCCAGAACAGTTATGCACCCAGCCAGGGTACTATGCCGCATTAA
- a CDS encoding alpha/beta hydrolase: protein MKKWLGIILLMIITLIVVAGCDDEKKDTKNKYEKDFTGKWTGSIEIPNQPLDFIVNLKKNDEWSGTISIPIQGVKDFPLSSVTVNNQDVAFFMKIQGQQISFDGKLKENTIEGTFSQQGQSFPFELTKGKLSTEESGEFLSIETDKGTLYGEVEKPDGEGPFPIMIIIPGSGPTDRDGNTAAGENNSLKLLAEGLAEHGIASVRYDKRGVGKNLEAAIPENELSFDQFVKDATAWVELLQQKDAYSKIGIIGHSQGSLVGMLAAQQGEVDAFISLAGAGRSIDQVLYDQLKSQLSDELLKESRGIIEKIKHGEQVDDVSQQLQSVFRPSVQAFLTSWTQFDPAVEIAKLDIPSLIVNGDNDLQVPVSEAKILHKANPDAELLLIDKMNHVLKEAPEDRQGNMETYSNPDLPLAKGLMDGLTNFLEEHEFVK, encoded by the coding sequence GTGAAAAAATGGTTAGGAATTATATTATTAATGATAATAACTTTAATTGTTGTTGCGGGCTGCGATGACGAAAAAAAGGATACCAAAAATAAGTATGAAAAAGACTTCACGGGAAAGTGGACAGGATCAATCGAGATACCTAATCAGCCACTTGACTTTATCGTAAACCTGAAAAAGAATGACGAGTGGAGCGGAACCATCAGCATTCCAATTCAGGGTGTTAAGGATTTTCCGCTTTCATCTGTCACGGTTAATAACCAGGATGTAGCTTTCTTTATGAAAATTCAAGGACAGCAGATTTCGTTTGATGGCAAACTGAAGGAGAACACAATTGAAGGAACGTTTAGTCAGCAAGGTCAATCATTTCCGTTTGAATTGACAAAAGGGAAACTATCAACAGAGGAATCCGGCGAGTTTTTAAGCATCGAAACGGATAAGGGAACACTATATGGTGAGGTGGAGAAGCCGGATGGTGAAGGGCCATTTCCGATTATGATCATCATTCCGGGGTCCGGGCCGACTGATCGTGATGGAAACACTGCTGCCGGGGAAAATAATAGCCTGAAGCTTTTAGCAGAAGGTTTGGCTGAGCATGGCATTGCCAGCGTGCGTTACGATAAACGAGGGGTTGGTAAAAACCTGGAAGCGGCTATTCCTGAAAACGAATTGAGTTTCGATCAATTTGTTAAAGATGCGACGGCCTGGGTGGAACTGTTGCAACAGAAAGATGCCTATTCAAAAATCGGGATTATCGGGCACAGCCAGGGTTCGCTGGTTGGGATGCTTGCTGCTCAGCAAGGTGAAGTGGATGCATTTATATCACTTGCAGGGGCCGGCCGTTCAATTGATCAGGTGCTATATGACCAATTGAAATCCCAATTGTCAGATGAATTATTAAAAGAAAGCCGGGGGATCATTGAAAAAATAAAACACGGTGAACAGGTTGATGATGTAAGTCAACAGCTTCAAAGTGTGTTTCGTCCATCCGTACAGGCATTTTTGACGTCATGGACGCAGTTTGACCCTGCAGTGGAAATAGCTAAACTGGATATTCCGAGCTTAATTGTAAATGGGGATAACGACCTTCAGGTTCCAGTAAGTGAGGCAAAAATACTCCACAAAGCCAATCCGGATGCTGAACTGCTGCTTATCGATAAAATGAATCACGTATTAAAAGAAGCTCCCGAAGACAGACAGGGAAACATGGAAACATACAGTAACCCTGATCTGCCTTTGGCAAAAGGGCTAATGGATGGATTAACGAATTTTTTAGAAGAGCATGAATTTGTAAAATAA
- a CDS encoding MBL fold metallo-hydrolase, with protein MEEKEPIQLDKRIQLIDGFDLGMPERTGTYVINEDELTLVETGPSPSVKYIKKGLDDLGFALDEVKYIIVTHIHLDHAGGAGLFLRECPNATVVVHPKGARHLVNPKKLAAGARAVYGDSFSELFDPIIPIPEERLLIKDEGDTLKIGGNCTLQFFDTPGHSKHHFSIYDPVSNGMFTGDTVGIRYEQLVRDGMDFFLPTTSPNQFDPNAMHQSIERMREMKLGRIYFGHFGMTENVNMALNQVAEWLDVFMEIGEETVSEGKGYDVLAERMFNRVKRELSKLGVPDEHDVYVLINLDMQVSALGIIDYFKKLKQ; from the coding sequence ATGGAGGAGAAAGAACCGATCCAACTGGATAAGCGAATCCAATTGATCGATGGTTTTGATTTAGGAATGCCGGAACGAACCGGTACATATGTGATAAATGAAGATGAACTGACACTTGTTGAAACAGGACCGAGCCCGTCCGTTAAGTACATAAAAAAAGGATTGGACGATCTTGGCTTCGCATTGGATGAAGTGAAATATATTATCGTCACACATATTCATCTTGATCATGCTGGTGGTGCGGGATTGTTCCTGAGGGAATGCCCAAATGCAACAGTTGTCGTTCATCCAAAAGGTGCCAGACATTTAGTGAACCCCAAAAAATTGGCTGCAGGAGCAAGAGCTGTATATGGTGACAGCTTCAGTGAATTGTTTGATCCGATTATTCCTATTCCGGAAGAGCGATTGCTTATAAAGGATGAAGGGGACACACTGAAAATCGGCGGAAATTGTACACTTCAATTTTTTGATACACCCGGTCATTCCAAACACCACTTCAGTATATACGATCCTGTCAGTAATGGTATGTTTACCGGTGATACAGTTGGGATTCGCTACGAACAGCTTGTCCGAGATGGAATGGATTTCTTTCTACCGACAACATCGCCAAACCAATTTGATCCAAATGCCATGCATCAGTCGATTGAACGAATGCGGGAGATGAAGTTGGGCAGAATTTATTTCGGACATTTCGGCATGACAGAGAATGTTAACATGGCATTAAATCAGGTTGCGGAATGGCTTGATGTGTTCATGGAAATTGGAGAGGAAACAGTGTCGGAAGGAAAAGGCTACGATGTCCTTGCTGAAAGGATGTTCAACCGGGTGAAAAGGGAGTTAAGCAAACTGGGTGTGCCGGATGAGCATGATGTCTATGTTCTGATTAATCTGGATATGCAAGTAAGTGCACTTGGTATTATTGATTATTTTAAAAAATTGAAGCAATAA
- a CDS encoding VOC family protein, producing MKQLIPHIRIENCKEEVEYYQKVFGGEIKNTQLADGIEMFKGHEGKYIHAELHINENCIIYFADTLGSQFPEDSNILLGPDLESEEEIIAIYNKLAEDGEVKMELQDTFWGAKHAIVKDRNGVSWELNYTKH from the coding sequence ATGAAACAACTTATCCCGCATATCAGAATTGAAAACTGTAAAGAAGAAGTCGAGTATTATCAGAAAGTATTTGGTGGCGAAATTAAAAACACCCAACTCGCTGATGGCATTGAAATGTTTAAGGGGCATGAAGGCAAATACATTCATGCAGAGTTACATATAAATGAAAATTGCATCATATATTTTGCCGATACGTTGGGAAGTCAATTTCCTGAAGACAGCAACATCCTGCTTGGCCCTGACCTTGAAAGCGAAGAGGAGATCATTGCTATTTACAATAAGCTCGCTGAAGATGGCGAAGTTAAAATGGAATTGCAGGATACCTTCTGGGGTGCGAAACACGCTATTGTAAAGGATAGAAATGGCGTATCATGGGAATTGAATTATACGAAGCACTAA
- a CDS encoding metallophosphoesterase yields MKLGVLSDIHEGLNRKNTGENIMSILTNWIIENNPDVFIIAGDVAQKPQKALDKLNQLQEACPETKVLYVHGNHDIHDKSAVEAYETLLQFPGNLGNGVVELNKDWIIIGDGGWYDYSFGLPEYTTDDFKKGTIYGFTWPDKTHVNWAESDQDVTDRYTRKLSYWLENHRDQNIIMVTHFVPFSNYVEYKGDPGWDFFNSMMGSSTFGELAEQYNVKKYIFGHVHKRYHEQKDGMEIICNPLGYYPHEWTSGSAEKEITSTIKMIRI; encoded by the coding sequence ATGAAACTTGGTGTACTATCCGACATTCATGAAGGTCTGAACAGGAAGAATACAGGGGAAAATATCATGTCCATTCTAACAAATTGGATTATAGAAAATAACCCCGATGTATTTATCATTGCCGGTGATGTGGCGCAAAAACCGCAAAAAGCGCTGGATAAACTGAACCAGCTTCAAGAGGCGTGTCCGGAGACAAAAGTGTTGTATGTCCATGGCAATCATGATATTCATGATAAAAGCGCTGTCGAAGCATATGAAACGCTATTGCAATTTCCGGGTAACCTGGGGAATGGTGTTGTCGAACTGAATAAAGACTGGATTATAATAGGTGATGGTGGCTGGTATGACTACAGCTTTGGACTTCCCGAATACACAACGGATGATTTTAAAAAAGGAACCATCTACGGATTCACCTGGCCGGACAAAACCCATGTTAATTGGGCGGAATCAGATCAGGATGTCACTGATCGTTATACCAGAAAACTTTCCTACTGGCTCGAAAATCACCGTGACCAAAACATCATCATGGTTACCCATTTCGTTCCATTCAGTAATTATGTGGAGTATAAGGGCGATCCAGGCTGGGACTTTTTCAATTCGATGATGGGAAGCTCGACATTTGGCGAACTGGCAGAGCAATATAATGTGAAAAAGTATATATTTGGTCATGTACATAAACGTTACCATGAACAGAAGGATGGCATGGAAATCATCTGTAACCCGTTAGGATACTACCCGCATGAATGGACCAGTGGATCTGCGGAAAAGGAGATTACTTCCACAATAAAAATGATCCGTATTTAG
- a CDS encoding GntR family transcriptional regulator yields MNVNFNKRDPVYVQVIRHFKEQIATGIFEPGQEIPSRRELANKLKINPNTAQRAYKEMEEEGLIYTERNLPSKITKDEKILGSVREELILEAVDAFIHSIRSINVPVDEVLDLVKEKYTNERNGRRSDD; encoded by the coding sequence ATGAATGTGAATTTCAATAAACGGGACCCGGTTTATGTACAGGTTATCCGCCATTTCAAAGAACAGATTGCCACTGGGATTTTTGAACCGGGGCAGGAGATTCCGTCACGGCGGGAATTAGCCAACAAATTAAAAATAAATCCGAACACGGCGCAGCGGGCGTACAAAGAAATGGAGGAAGAGGGCTTGATTTATACCGAGCGGAATTTGCCGAGTAAAATTACTAAAGATGAAAAAATACTTGGTTCAGTACGGGAGGAACTTATTTTGGAAGCGGTAGACGCCTTTATCCATTCCATTCGTTCGATAAATGTTCCCGTTGACGAAGTGCTGGATCTGGTCAAAGAGAAATATACAAATGAACGTAATGGGAGGCGATCAGATGATTGA
- a CDS encoding ABC transporter ATP-binding protein, with the protein MIEVKDIRKKFGRKQVLKGVSFTANKGEITCIIGINGVGKTTILNAIMALTPLNGGQILINGEKVNKESFEKVTFIPDAITMMPSMTIAEAMQFMDDFYDSWNQERATELLKFFKLQESEKISSLSKGNTAKVNLLLGLALDVDFLLMDEPFSGIDIFSREQIAEVFTSHLVEDRGVIITTHEIGDIEHLIDNVVLLDEGVVLKEFNSEEVRENEGKSVVDVMREVYQK; encoded by the coding sequence ATGATTGAAGTAAAAGATATTAGGAAAAAATTCGGCCGAAAACAAGTGCTGAAAGGGGTTTCTTTTACCGCAAATAAAGGTGAAATCACTTGTATTATCGGTATAAATGGGGTTGGTAAGACGACGATTTTGAATGCGATAATGGCGCTCACCCCGCTTAATGGCGGTCAAATTCTGATTAATGGTGAAAAAGTTAACAAAGAAAGCTTTGAAAAAGTCACATTCATTCCGGATGCAATCACAATGATGCCGAGCATGACGATAGCTGAGGCGATGCAGTTTATGGATGATTTTTATGACAGCTGGAATCAGGAGCGCGCAACGGAGTTACTAAAGTTTTTTAAACTCCAGGAAAGCGAGAAAATTTCCAGTTTGTCAAAAGGGAATACCGCAAAAGTTAACCTGCTTCTGGGATTGGCACTGGACGTGGATTTTCTATTAATGGATGAGCCTTTCTCCGGGATTGATATTTTCAGCCGGGAACAGATTGCCGAAGTATTTACCAGCCATCTGGTGGAAGACCGCGGCGTTATCATTACAACACACGAAATAGGCGACATCGAGCATCTGATTGACAATGTTGTGCTCCTTGATGAAGGTGTTGTGTTGAAAGAATTCAACAGTGAAGAAGTACGGGAAAATGAAGGGAAATCTGTTGTTGACGTGATGAGAGAGGTGTATCAGAAATGA